The Candidatus Scalindua japonica sequence AAGTTTCCATCTTTTGCTGTAACCGCAAAATAGGGGTTATCTAATACTACAACATACGCGGACATTTCCGCATGCACGTTACATAGAAGCGGTACTTCACACGACTCATTGAATGTAACAGGTTTTGAAGCACCAATGTCATACGTTCCAAGATTAAACTGGTTGCAGCTGTCAGGAGTAGAAAATACGTTATGCCTGACCAGGTCACTATTAGGAAAATCTATCGTTGTCCCTTTCTGTACTGCTATTACGTGTGGAACAAAAATCAGGTTCAACTGGTCAACAACGCCATGTTCTTCTGGTGGTTCAAAGTTGTTGTCCCCTGCTTTCTCAATATAGAC is a genomic window containing:
- a CDS encoding carboxypeptidase regulatory-like domain-containing protein; protein product: VYIEKAGDNNFEPPEEHGVVDQLNLIFVPHVIAVQKGTTIDFPNSDLVRHNVFSTPDSCNQFNLGTYDIGASKPVTFNESCEVPLLCNVHAEMSAYVVVLDNPYFAVTAKDGNFKVDNVPPGTYKLKTWHEKLRSEEQDVSVEGGRTVEVNFTLKKRK